One window from the genome of Eucalyptus grandis isolate ANBG69807.140 chromosome 7, ASM1654582v1, whole genome shotgun sequence encodes:
- the LOC104453082 gene encoding endo-1,4-beta-xylanase 5-like isoform X5, translating into MILTGFSKTALIAGAMRSSPGFNTFLFLSLAFALLSLGSAISGQIMQTVFDDYYDSMATTQCLAEPGSLMYGGGVILNPEFIHGTSAWTVFGQGATESRISHTNNRFMVARDRKCPSDSFSQKVQLEKGMFYAFSAWVQVSRGSETVWVAFRTGDGEFVRGGSVVAEQGCWSLLKGGIAANSSSPADVLFESKNISTELWVDNVALQPFLKKQWRNHQEESIEKVRKSTVRFQITSVNERGLGVGGANVLIKQTKPGFPFGCGMNFHILESADYQNWFASRFRYTTFTNAMKWYSTEAKQGQENYTIADAMLKFAQDNNISIRGHNIFWDNQKYQPDWVKTLAPDDLRKAAEKRINSVVSRYAGELIAWDVVNENLHFSFFEDNLGENASSMYYSMAYKLDPTPRMFLNEYNTIEYSGEEKASPGNYKKRLQEIFSYPGNEDIPAGIGVQGHFGTGQPNLAYMRSSLDILATTGVPIWLTEVFVDPGANQVSAYLRQEVIMPWAVHPVRWAGRAKWARLRTWRRCSGRLTPIPGWKGS; encoded by the exons ATGATTCTTACAGGCTTTTCTAAGACTGCTCTAATTGCTGGAGCGATGAGGAGTTCACCAGGATTCAACAcgttcttgtttctttctctcgCATTTGCATTGTTGTCCTTAGGATCAG CCATTTCAGGGCAAATCATGCAGACTGTCTTCGACGATTATTATGATTCGATGGCGACGACACAG TGTTTGGCGGAGCCAGGGAGCCTTATGTATGGAGGTGGGGTCATACTGAACCCAGAGTTCATCCACGGCACTTCCGCATGGACTGTGTTTGGGCAAGGAGCAACTGAATCGCGCATATCGCACACCAACAACAGGTTCATGGTGGCTCGCGATAGGAAATGCCCGTCAGACAGTTTCTCTCAGAAAGTCCAGCTCGAGAAGGGAATGTTCTACGCATTTTCCG CTTGGGTACAAGTAAGTCGAGGAAGCGAGACGGTATGGGTGGCGTTTCGAACTGGAGATGGTGAGTTTGTCCGTGGAGGCAGTGTCGTGGCCGAGCAAGGGTGCTGGTCTTTGCTGAAAGGAGGCATCGCTGCAAATTCTTCCAGCCCAGCTGATGTTCTTTTCGAG AGCAAGAATATCTCGACGGAGCTATGGGTCGACAATGTCGCGTTGCAGCCGTTCTTGAAGAAGCAATGGAGGAATCACCAAGAAGAAAGCATAGAGAAG GTACGGAAGAGCACAGTGAGGTTCCAGATAACTTCTGTGAACGAAAGAGGACTCGGGGTCGGAGGAGCCAATGTTCTCATCAAACAGACCAAACCGGGCTTTCCATTCGGGTGCGGCATGAACTTCCACATCCTTGAGAGCGCCGATTACCAGAACTGGTTCGCGTCGCGATTCAGATACACCACTTTCACCAATGCAATGAAGTGGTACAGCACGGAGGCAAAACAAGGCCAAGAGAACTACACAATAGCCGACGCAATGCTGAAGTTTGCGCAAGATAATAACATTTCGATCCGAGGCCACAACATCTTCTGGGACAACCAGAAGTACCAGCCCGATTGGGTCAAGACCCTTGCCCCCGATGATCTGCGAAAAGCAGCGGAGAAGAGGATCAATTCAGTTGTCTCGCGATACGCAGGAGAACTGATTGCCTGGGATGTGGTCAATGAGAACCTGCACTTCAGCTTCTTCGAGGACAACCTCGGCGAAAATGCTTCCTCGATGTATTACTCGATGGCATACAAGCTCGATCCGACTCCAAGAATGTTCCTGAACGAGTACAACACCATCGAGTACAGCGGAGAAGAGAAGGCGAGCCCGGGGAACTACAAGAAGAGGCTCCAGGAGATATTTTCGTACCCTGGGAATGAGGATATACCGGCCGGGATAGGAGTGCAAGGCCATTTCGGCACCGGCCAGCCAAACTTGGCTTACATGAGATCAAGCCTAGACATTCTGGCCACAACTGGTGTGCCCATTTGGCTCACAGAGGTGTTTGTGGATCCAGGAGCTAACCAGGTATCGGCATATCTTAGACAAGAGGTGATCATGCCCTGGGCAGTTCACCCGGTCCGGTGGGCCGGAAGGGCAAAATGGGCCAG GCTCAGAACTTGGAGGAGGTGCTCAGGGAGGCTTACTCCCATCCCGGGGTGGAAGGGATCATAA
- the LOC104453082 gene encoding endo-1,4-beta-xylanase 5-like isoform X1 translates to MILTGFSKTALIAGAMRSSPGFNTFLFLSLAFALLSLGSAISGQIMQTVFDDYYDSMATTQCLAEPGSLMYGGGVILNPEFIHGTSAWTVFGQGATESRISHTNNRFMVARDRKCPSDSFSQKVQLEKGMFYAFSAWVQVSRGSETVWVAFRTGDGEFVRGGSVVAEQGCWSLLKGGIAANSSSPADVLFESKNISTELWVDNVALQPFLKKQWRNHQEESIEKVRKSTVRFQITSVNERGLGVGGANVLIKQTKPGFPFGCGMNFHILESADYQNWFASRFRYTTFTNAMKWYSTEAKQGQENYTIADAMLKFAQDNNISIRGHNIFWDNQKYQPDWVKTLAPDDLRKAAEKRINSVVSRYAGELIAWDVVNENLHFSFFEDNLGENASSMYYSMAYKLDPTPRMFLNEYNTIEYSGEEKASPGNYKKRLQEIFSYPGNEDIPAGIGVQGHFGTGQPNLAYMRSSLDILATTGVPIWLTEVFVDPGANQAQNLEEVLREAYSHPGVEGIIMFAGPVYAGYNSMALADKNFNNTLAGDVVDKLIQEWRSKDLEARADEEGFLSTTLLHGEYEISITDPISNSSSTSRFEVTRDSFRKIYHFHI, encoded by the exons ATGATTCTTACAGGCTTTTCTAAGACTGCTCTAATTGCTGGAGCGATGAGGAGTTCACCAGGATTCAACAcgttcttgtttctttctctcgCATTTGCATTGTTGTCCTTAGGATCAG CCATTTCAGGGCAAATCATGCAGACTGTCTTCGACGATTATTATGATTCGATGGCGACGACACAG TGTTTGGCGGAGCCAGGGAGCCTTATGTATGGAGGTGGGGTCATACTGAACCCAGAGTTCATCCACGGCACTTCCGCATGGACTGTGTTTGGGCAAGGAGCAACTGAATCGCGCATATCGCACACCAACAACAGGTTCATGGTGGCTCGCGATAGGAAATGCCCGTCAGACAGTTTCTCTCAGAAAGTCCAGCTCGAGAAGGGAATGTTCTACGCATTTTCCG CTTGGGTACAAGTAAGTCGAGGAAGCGAGACGGTATGGGTGGCGTTTCGAACTGGAGATGGTGAGTTTGTCCGTGGAGGCAGTGTCGTGGCCGAGCAAGGGTGCTGGTCTTTGCTGAAAGGAGGCATCGCTGCAAATTCTTCCAGCCCAGCTGATGTTCTTTTCGAG AGCAAGAATATCTCGACGGAGCTATGGGTCGACAATGTCGCGTTGCAGCCGTTCTTGAAGAAGCAATGGAGGAATCACCAAGAAGAAAGCATAGAGAAG GTACGGAAGAGCACAGTGAGGTTCCAGATAACTTCTGTGAACGAAAGAGGACTCGGGGTCGGAGGAGCCAATGTTCTCATCAAACAGACCAAACCGGGCTTTCCATTCGGGTGCGGCATGAACTTCCACATCCTTGAGAGCGCCGATTACCAGAACTGGTTCGCGTCGCGATTCAGATACACCACTTTCACCAATGCAATGAAGTGGTACAGCACGGAGGCAAAACAAGGCCAAGAGAACTACACAATAGCCGACGCAATGCTGAAGTTTGCGCAAGATAATAACATTTCGATCCGAGGCCACAACATCTTCTGGGACAACCAGAAGTACCAGCCCGATTGGGTCAAGACCCTTGCCCCCGATGATCTGCGAAAAGCAGCGGAGAAGAGGATCAATTCAGTTGTCTCGCGATACGCAGGAGAACTGATTGCCTGGGATGTGGTCAATGAGAACCTGCACTTCAGCTTCTTCGAGGACAACCTCGGCGAAAATGCTTCCTCGATGTATTACTCGATGGCATACAAGCTCGATCCGACTCCAAGAATGTTCCTGAACGAGTACAACACCATCGAGTACAGCGGAGAAGAGAAGGCGAGCCCGGGGAACTACAAGAAGAGGCTCCAGGAGATATTTTCGTACCCTGGGAATGAGGATATACCGGCCGGGATAGGAGTGCAAGGCCATTTCGGCACCGGCCAGCCAAACTTGGCTTACATGAGATCAAGCCTAGACATTCTGGCCACAACTGGTGTGCCCATTTGGCTCACAGAGGTGTTTGTGGATCCAGGAGCTAACCAG GCTCAGAACTTGGAGGAGGTGCTCAGGGAGGCTTACTCCCATCCCGGGGTGGAAGGGATCATAATGTTCGCCGGCCCCGTGTACGCTGGCTACAATTCCATGGCGCTCGCGGACAAGAACTTCAACAACACTCTGGCCGGGGACGTTGTGGACAAGCTGATCCAGGAATGGAGATCCAAGGACCTGGAGGCTCGCGCCGATGAGGAAGGGTTCCTCAGCACTACACTGCTCCATGGAGAGTATGAGATCTCTATCACCGATCCAATTTCAAATTCCTCTTCCACTTCAAGATTTGAAGTGACCAGAGATAGCTTTAGGAAAATTTACCATTTTCACATATAA
- the LOC104453082 gene encoding endo-1,4-beta-xylanase 5-like isoform X3: MRSSPGFNTFLFLSLAFALLSLGSAISGQIMQTVFDDYYDSMATTQCLAEPGSLMYGGGVILNPEFIHGTSAWTVFGQGATESRISHTNNRFMVARDRKCPSDSFSQKVQLEKGMFYAFSAWVQVSRGSETVWVAFRTGDGEFVRGGSVVAEQGCWSLLKGGIAANSSSPADVLFESKNISTELWVDNVALQPFLKKQWRNHQEESIEKVRKSTVRFQITSVNERGLGVGGANVLIKQTKPGFPFGCGMNFHILESADYQNWFASRFRYTTFTNAMKWYSTEAKQGQENYTIADAMLKFAQDNNISIRGHNIFWDNQKYQPDWVKTLAPDDLRKAAEKRINSVVSRYAGELIAWDVVNENLHFSFFEDNLGENASSMYYSMAYKLDPTPRMFLNEYNTIEYSGEEKASPGNYKKRLQEIFSYPGNEDIPAGIGVQGHFGTGQPNLAYMRSSLDILATTGVPIWLTEVFVDPGANQAQNLEEVLREAYSHPGVEGIIMFAGPVYAGYNSMALADKNFNNTLAGDVVDKLIQEWRSKDLEARADEEGFLSTTLLHGEYEISITDPISNSSSTSRFEVTRDSFRKIYHFHI, from the exons ATGAGGAGTTCACCAGGATTCAACAcgttcttgtttctttctctcgCATTTGCATTGTTGTCCTTAGGATCAG CCATTTCAGGGCAAATCATGCAGACTGTCTTCGACGATTATTATGATTCGATGGCGACGACACAG TGTTTGGCGGAGCCAGGGAGCCTTATGTATGGAGGTGGGGTCATACTGAACCCAGAGTTCATCCACGGCACTTCCGCATGGACTGTGTTTGGGCAAGGAGCAACTGAATCGCGCATATCGCACACCAACAACAGGTTCATGGTGGCTCGCGATAGGAAATGCCCGTCAGACAGTTTCTCTCAGAAAGTCCAGCTCGAGAAGGGAATGTTCTACGCATTTTCCG CTTGGGTACAAGTAAGTCGAGGAAGCGAGACGGTATGGGTGGCGTTTCGAACTGGAGATGGTGAGTTTGTCCGTGGAGGCAGTGTCGTGGCCGAGCAAGGGTGCTGGTCTTTGCTGAAAGGAGGCATCGCTGCAAATTCTTCCAGCCCAGCTGATGTTCTTTTCGAG AGCAAGAATATCTCGACGGAGCTATGGGTCGACAATGTCGCGTTGCAGCCGTTCTTGAAGAAGCAATGGAGGAATCACCAAGAAGAAAGCATAGAGAAG GTACGGAAGAGCACAGTGAGGTTCCAGATAACTTCTGTGAACGAAAGAGGACTCGGGGTCGGAGGAGCCAATGTTCTCATCAAACAGACCAAACCGGGCTTTCCATTCGGGTGCGGCATGAACTTCCACATCCTTGAGAGCGCCGATTACCAGAACTGGTTCGCGTCGCGATTCAGATACACCACTTTCACCAATGCAATGAAGTGGTACAGCACGGAGGCAAAACAAGGCCAAGAGAACTACACAATAGCCGACGCAATGCTGAAGTTTGCGCAAGATAATAACATTTCGATCCGAGGCCACAACATCTTCTGGGACAACCAGAAGTACCAGCCCGATTGGGTCAAGACCCTTGCCCCCGATGATCTGCGAAAAGCAGCGGAGAAGAGGATCAATTCAGTTGTCTCGCGATACGCAGGAGAACTGATTGCCTGGGATGTGGTCAATGAGAACCTGCACTTCAGCTTCTTCGAGGACAACCTCGGCGAAAATGCTTCCTCGATGTATTACTCGATGGCATACAAGCTCGATCCGACTCCAAGAATGTTCCTGAACGAGTACAACACCATCGAGTACAGCGGAGAAGAGAAGGCGAGCCCGGGGAACTACAAGAAGAGGCTCCAGGAGATATTTTCGTACCCTGGGAATGAGGATATACCGGCCGGGATAGGAGTGCAAGGCCATTTCGGCACCGGCCAGCCAAACTTGGCTTACATGAGATCAAGCCTAGACATTCTGGCCACAACTGGTGTGCCCATTTGGCTCACAGAGGTGTTTGTGGATCCAGGAGCTAACCAG GCTCAGAACTTGGAGGAGGTGCTCAGGGAGGCTTACTCCCATCCCGGGGTGGAAGGGATCATAATGTTCGCCGGCCCCGTGTACGCTGGCTACAATTCCATGGCGCTCGCGGACAAGAACTTCAACAACACTCTGGCCGGGGACGTTGTGGACAAGCTGATCCAGGAATGGAGATCCAAGGACCTGGAGGCTCGCGCCGATGAGGAAGGGTTCCTCAGCACTACACTGCTCCATGGAGAGTATGAGATCTCTATCACCGATCCAATTTCAAATTCCTCTTCCACTTCAAGATTTGAAGTGACCAGAGATAGCTTTAGGAAAATTTACCATTTTCACATATAA
- the LOC104453082 gene encoding endo-1,4-beta-xylanase 5-like isoform X2: MILTGFSKTALIAGAMRSSPGFNTFLFLSLAFALLSLGSGQIMQTVFDDYYDSMATTQCLAEPGSLMYGGGVILNPEFIHGTSAWTVFGQGATESRISHTNNRFMVARDRKCPSDSFSQKVQLEKGMFYAFSAWVQVSRGSETVWVAFRTGDGEFVRGGSVVAEQGCWSLLKGGIAANSSSPADVLFESKNISTELWVDNVALQPFLKKQWRNHQEESIEKVRKSTVRFQITSVNERGLGVGGANVLIKQTKPGFPFGCGMNFHILESADYQNWFASRFRYTTFTNAMKWYSTEAKQGQENYTIADAMLKFAQDNNISIRGHNIFWDNQKYQPDWVKTLAPDDLRKAAEKRINSVVSRYAGELIAWDVVNENLHFSFFEDNLGENASSMYYSMAYKLDPTPRMFLNEYNTIEYSGEEKASPGNYKKRLQEIFSYPGNEDIPAGIGVQGHFGTGQPNLAYMRSSLDILATTGVPIWLTEVFVDPGANQAQNLEEVLREAYSHPGVEGIIMFAGPVYAGYNSMALADKNFNNTLAGDVVDKLIQEWRSKDLEARADEEGFLSTTLLHGEYEISITDPISNSSSTSRFEVTRDSFRKIYHFHI; the protein is encoded by the exons ATGATTCTTACAGGCTTTTCTAAGACTGCTCTAATTGCTGGAGCGATGAGGAGTTCACCAGGATTCAACAcgttcttgtttctttctctcgCATTTGCATTGTTGTCCTTAGGATCAG GGCAAATCATGCAGACTGTCTTCGACGATTATTATGATTCGATGGCGACGACACAG TGTTTGGCGGAGCCAGGGAGCCTTATGTATGGAGGTGGGGTCATACTGAACCCAGAGTTCATCCACGGCACTTCCGCATGGACTGTGTTTGGGCAAGGAGCAACTGAATCGCGCATATCGCACACCAACAACAGGTTCATGGTGGCTCGCGATAGGAAATGCCCGTCAGACAGTTTCTCTCAGAAAGTCCAGCTCGAGAAGGGAATGTTCTACGCATTTTCCG CTTGGGTACAAGTAAGTCGAGGAAGCGAGACGGTATGGGTGGCGTTTCGAACTGGAGATGGTGAGTTTGTCCGTGGAGGCAGTGTCGTGGCCGAGCAAGGGTGCTGGTCTTTGCTGAAAGGAGGCATCGCTGCAAATTCTTCCAGCCCAGCTGATGTTCTTTTCGAG AGCAAGAATATCTCGACGGAGCTATGGGTCGACAATGTCGCGTTGCAGCCGTTCTTGAAGAAGCAATGGAGGAATCACCAAGAAGAAAGCATAGAGAAG GTACGGAAGAGCACAGTGAGGTTCCAGATAACTTCTGTGAACGAAAGAGGACTCGGGGTCGGAGGAGCCAATGTTCTCATCAAACAGACCAAACCGGGCTTTCCATTCGGGTGCGGCATGAACTTCCACATCCTTGAGAGCGCCGATTACCAGAACTGGTTCGCGTCGCGATTCAGATACACCACTTTCACCAATGCAATGAAGTGGTACAGCACGGAGGCAAAACAAGGCCAAGAGAACTACACAATAGCCGACGCAATGCTGAAGTTTGCGCAAGATAATAACATTTCGATCCGAGGCCACAACATCTTCTGGGACAACCAGAAGTACCAGCCCGATTGGGTCAAGACCCTTGCCCCCGATGATCTGCGAAAAGCAGCGGAGAAGAGGATCAATTCAGTTGTCTCGCGATACGCAGGAGAACTGATTGCCTGGGATGTGGTCAATGAGAACCTGCACTTCAGCTTCTTCGAGGACAACCTCGGCGAAAATGCTTCCTCGATGTATTACTCGATGGCATACAAGCTCGATCCGACTCCAAGAATGTTCCTGAACGAGTACAACACCATCGAGTACAGCGGAGAAGAGAAGGCGAGCCCGGGGAACTACAAGAAGAGGCTCCAGGAGATATTTTCGTACCCTGGGAATGAGGATATACCGGCCGGGATAGGAGTGCAAGGCCATTTCGGCACCGGCCAGCCAAACTTGGCTTACATGAGATCAAGCCTAGACATTCTGGCCACAACTGGTGTGCCCATTTGGCTCACAGAGGTGTTTGTGGATCCAGGAGCTAACCAG GCTCAGAACTTGGAGGAGGTGCTCAGGGAGGCTTACTCCCATCCCGGGGTGGAAGGGATCATAATGTTCGCCGGCCCCGTGTACGCTGGCTACAATTCCATGGCGCTCGCGGACAAGAACTTCAACAACACTCTGGCCGGGGACGTTGTGGACAAGCTGATCCAGGAATGGAGATCCAAGGACCTGGAGGCTCGCGCCGATGAGGAAGGGTTCCTCAGCACTACACTGCTCCATGGAGAGTATGAGATCTCTATCACCGATCCAATTTCAAATTCCTCTTCCACTTCAAGATTTGAAGTGACCAGAGATAGCTTTAGGAAAATTTACCATTTTCACATATAA
- the LOC104453082 gene encoding endo-1,4-beta-xylanase 5-like isoform X4: protein MRSSPGFNTFLFLSLAFALLSLGSGQIMQTVFDDYYDSMATTQCLAEPGSLMYGGGVILNPEFIHGTSAWTVFGQGATESRISHTNNRFMVARDRKCPSDSFSQKVQLEKGMFYAFSAWVQVSRGSETVWVAFRTGDGEFVRGGSVVAEQGCWSLLKGGIAANSSSPADVLFESKNISTELWVDNVALQPFLKKQWRNHQEESIEKVRKSTVRFQITSVNERGLGVGGANVLIKQTKPGFPFGCGMNFHILESADYQNWFASRFRYTTFTNAMKWYSTEAKQGQENYTIADAMLKFAQDNNISIRGHNIFWDNQKYQPDWVKTLAPDDLRKAAEKRINSVVSRYAGELIAWDVVNENLHFSFFEDNLGENASSMYYSMAYKLDPTPRMFLNEYNTIEYSGEEKASPGNYKKRLQEIFSYPGNEDIPAGIGVQGHFGTGQPNLAYMRSSLDILATTGVPIWLTEVFVDPGANQAQNLEEVLREAYSHPGVEGIIMFAGPVYAGYNSMALADKNFNNTLAGDVVDKLIQEWRSKDLEARADEEGFLSTTLLHGEYEISITDPISNSSSTSRFEVTRDSFRKIYHFHI, encoded by the exons ATGAGGAGTTCACCAGGATTCAACAcgttcttgtttctttctctcgCATTTGCATTGTTGTCCTTAGGATCAG GGCAAATCATGCAGACTGTCTTCGACGATTATTATGATTCGATGGCGACGACACAG TGTTTGGCGGAGCCAGGGAGCCTTATGTATGGAGGTGGGGTCATACTGAACCCAGAGTTCATCCACGGCACTTCCGCATGGACTGTGTTTGGGCAAGGAGCAACTGAATCGCGCATATCGCACACCAACAACAGGTTCATGGTGGCTCGCGATAGGAAATGCCCGTCAGACAGTTTCTCTCAGAAAGTCCAGCTCGAGAAGGGAATGTTCTACGCATTTTCCG CTTGGGTACAAGTAAGTCGAGGAAGCGAGACGGTATGGGTGGCGTTTCGAACTGGAGATGGTGAGTTTGTCCGTGGAGGCAGTGTCGTGGCCGAGCAAGGGTGCTGGTCTTTGCTGAAAGGAGGCATCGCTGCAAATTCTTCCAGCCCAGCTGATGTTCTTTTCGAG AGCAAGAATATCTCGACGGAGCTATGGGTCGACAATGTCGCGTTGCAGCCGTTCTTGAAGAAGCAATGGAGGAATCACCAAGAAGAAAGCATAGAGAAG GTACGGAAGAGCACAGTGAGGTTCCAGATAACTTCTGTGAACGAAAGAGGACTCGGGGTCGGAGGAGCCAATGTTCTCATCAAACAGACCAAACCGGGCTTTCCATTCGGGTGCGGCATGAACTTCCACATCCTTGAGAGCGCCGATTACCAGAACTGGTTCGCGTCGCGATTCAGATACACCACTTTCACCAATGCAATGAAGTGGTACAGCACGGAGGCAAAACAAGGCCAAGAGAACTACACAATAGCCGACGCAATGCTGAAGTTTGCGCAAGATAATAACATTTCGATCCGAGGCCACAACATCTTCTGGGACAACCAGAAGTACCAGCCCGATTGGGTCAAGACCCTTGCCCCCGATGATCTGCGAAAAGCAGCGGAGAAGAGGATCAATTCAGTTGTCTCGCGATACGCAGGAGAACTGATTGCCTGGGATGTGGTCAATGAGAACCTGCACTTCAGCTTCTTCGAGGACAACCTCGGCGAAAATGCTTCCTCGATGTATTACTCGATGGCATACAAGCTCGATCCGACTCCAAGAATGTTCCTGAACGAGTACAACACCATCGAGTACAGCGGAGAAGAGAAGGCGAGCCCGGGGAACTACAAGAAGAGGCTCCAGGAGATATTTTCGTACCCTGGGAATGAGGATATACCGGCCGGGATAGGAGTGCAAGGCCATTTCGGCACCGGCCAGCCAAACTTGGCTTACATGAGATCAAGCCTAGACATTCTGGCCACAACTGGTGTGCCCATTTGGCTCACAGAGGTGTTTGTGGATCCAGGAGCTAACCAG GCTCAGAACTTGGAGGAGGTGCTCAGGGAGGCTTACTCCCATCCCGGGGTGGAAGGGATCATAATGTTCGCCGGCCCCGTGTACGCTGGCTACAATTCCATGGCGCTCGCGGACAAGAACTTCAACAACACTCTGGCCGGGGACGTTGTGGACAAGCTGATCCAGGAATGGAGATCCAAGGACCTGGAGGCTCGCGCCGATGAGGAAGGGTTCCTCAGCACTACACTGCTCCATGGAGAGTATGAGATCTCTATCACCGATCCAATTTCAAATTCCTCTTCCACTTCAAGATTTGAAGTGACCAGAGATAGCTTTAGGAAAATTTACCATTTTCACATATAA